GTGGTGCAGAGAGCAAAGCCCGGACAAAGGAGGGCAGTCTTATTcacgacacgcgggcagagacgaggaatcctccaaTGGCGATTTGTGGGCGGAAAGGACAGGCGCAAACtagaaggtaaccacacttcccggcacgtgggcagagacaggcaaccaacagatacacgagacagcacCAACTAGACAAAGAGAGCAAGGTAAGCCGCTTGACAGCACAAGCAATAATCTAACGAAGACAGTGAGGGCACACAAggattaagtagggagtgcaatcaaaGTGGAACAGGTGTAGCTAGCACGTTATTCAGTGGCATAATCAGCGCATCCCCGGGAACAATcaacgttcccatggaaacactgatcatgcgtgccggctccacctgcgagacatgagggagagagaaaaaaaaataaaaatcaacagaatTAACCGGTGAACTCACCGTAGCCATGACAGTGACATGTGgcaaagttctattttcacttgttaaaagctTTAAGAATTTACTGATTAgacaattttgatgatgaaattaaattaaactttaaaaaaaatttctgaaaagttctggaaaataataataataattattaaactataattattaaataattaaaaataactaaactggtgtgttcaatagcacattataatatttgcatatttttgctgtagtATCGAAATTGAtatcgagaaccatgaaatttcactggtatcggtaccaactactgaaattttggtaccgtgataACACTAGACTGGAGTCTTCAACTCATGTGTGAGTactcattattttatacatacatttcaaaattacaattaacttCTTTtggaataaaacttttttaatgaggaaaaaaattacagagtgcatcTTTAACTTTCCTGGTCTTAATGTGATCaattcatcagtccacattattccACAGTAAAAAGATTGTgaagacaaatatttttataaaatataaagacTTGTTCTGACTTGTTTTTCTCTTTGACATCATCTAGGCCACACAGGCCACTACGTAACATTAACCAATcaccaaatagctatttaggcatCGTTTTAGCAAACTCCCATTCAGgtttggctccattctggtatgttaTACCCTATTTTAACAATTGATTGAATTCCagatgaataaaatcaagtcccgcccttgTTGTTTCGTTGCTTATTCCGTTTCAAATGGCAATACTTCTAGTACAAATAAGTTCACCTCAccaaattttgttttacataatcAATAGTTTAGGTCATTTTCATTGGCTTCTCATGAGTCAGACCCAGTATTATAGTAGTtaagaaaaactaaaacaaaagccaaatgaaaacatttccattaactgatataaaaactaacataattggaaaaaatgaaactaaatgtttttatgacttaaaaaaggaccacaaattaattttagtttttgaaaCAGTGCATCAAAAAATGTAAACCTTTACAAACCACCTGCATTAAAAATGCCATAGGATTAACACTAAACAGACTTCAGAAAACTAACagtgtaaaacatattttaatatttgttagcCCTAAAGactaaataaaaacttaaaatactAAAAAACAAATCAAGGTTATCCatttccaagttcaatacaagttaaatcgacagcatttgtggcataattctgattaccacaaaaaaattgttttgacttgtccctccttttctttaaaggtgcaatatgtaacaattttcatgtaatattcaaattgttttttgccaatgtgtgaacggcttataatgcaacaaaaaaaatgagcccttcgcGGACTTCCTagattgcctattaaagcctgtagactgattttcatgcgaagggtgCGGGtcacttttgctgggaaaatccaaaggatgtgacatttatgcacgctcccgaaagccttgcctcagtgcttctcttccgctattcaacagtgttGAActgtagctggctgcagttcacttaatggccacaggtgccattaataacaagggtttctgaattttacatacggcacctttaaaaaaaaaagcaaaaattaaagttcaagtgaggcacttacaatggaagtgaatggggccaatttttggagggtttaaagccagaaatgtgaagcttataattttataaaagcacttaaattaattcttctgttgaaactcatgtattatttgagctgtaaagctgtttaaattataatttttagggtttcagggtttgttgacatttcatcatcatgttgtaaaattggctgtaactttaaacagaaaaggttagtaagcaattttatcatactaaaatcacgttaacacacatattgtttgtcttttggctatactttcaaaaaagtgagtattttaacattcaaaaatgtctcaatcacttccattgtaaatgcctcactgtaacccagagttttgctttttttttaaagaaaaggaaggacgagccaaaataaatttttgtgatgatcaatattatgccacaaatgctgtcagttgagcttaacttgtaaggaaacaggaatattcctttgaaactaaatacaaatctataaCTCTGGTCTGACATGTACATTTTCACAAGCCTTTACAAACTACAAGCCATCTTTACATAGCATTAGTGTATATTAGGTAGATGCAGGTGTTTGTTTCAGAAACTGCCTCTAAATGTCCATGTGGTCcccattattaataaatgtaaggCATAAGGCCCCAGCCTCTAAGGTGTTTTAGATATATGATCTCCCATTTAAATGACATCTTTAAATAGAGCTCAGGTCCCCACCTATAGCTGAAGGGACTCTTTAAAATAACACAAAGACATCAAGTTTGAGCTGATTCATGTGCTGAAACATGCAATACTACCTGCAATTATCATTTCATAACTTGGGACAACCCCAACCAAAAACAAAACTTAAGCCTCAGTCAAGGTTGTTAACTCATATTTGAATTGCAAAATGTGGTGTGCAGGTTGTAAAACAGGTATCACAACTTGCTATAAAATtctttattattctaaaaagtCACATGGGCACAGTCCACAAAGTAAGGACCAATCACTTATTGGTTATCCACCCGGAAAAGAAGCATTTACAGATAAATGGGTGTAGTTTAAAAAGCTTGCTGTGACAGAAAAGAAACAGGTCTCGCTTTCTCATCAAACAAGACTCACAAGTTGACAGATACACTTGAATTTGATGGAGCGCTTGAACACATATCAGGATCACAACAACTACTCACGGTAAAACTGTTTAATTACCCTGCTGTTATTTGAACACGTTGCAAGGAACGGGTTAGATATACTTGAAAACTTACTTGAAGTTGAAATTAAAACACAGTGTATACTcctgtaaaaacatattttttttatttttatttatttactttggaaGAAATACTTTTGTTGGAACTACATTTTTGACTAGAGGTAGACCACAAAATCCTGCTGAGCAGGTTTGTTCAGAAACTCAGCAGAAGTTTCTGCACAATAGAAAGGAGGAAATATCCTTTCTCATTCAGGTACTTCACTTCAATGAAGAGTACCCAAATGATGTACATGTTCAACCAAAATAATGAAGACAGCATCTTGCTAAtttgagttgaatgctttaccatcacccaacgctgtgtgaatatgtctGGTAATTGAGATAAGTGCTGGACTGAGTTTGGCAAACACGATAAAAGGTAGCAGCAACACATCACGTGTTTCATCAGCagttaaacggcgaatgcttccTTGTAGTAAAAAACATTGTTCCATTTGGGAGAGTACTACACTACAAAACTCATACACTATATGGCttagtgcatagtgtatattttAAGTCCACAGTGTGTCTTTTGGGTCATAGCTTAATGCTTATACTTAGCACTTAAGTTAAACAAAACCCTAACCATAAGTTTTAAACTTTGGTACATAACTTGTCCTGCACCAACTGAGCGTCCGCGTACAGGACGTGagacgcaaatctcgtcatcagcagagtgctcgagcactgaacgcgcgCAGCCCAATTTTACTAACCAAGCGTCTTTGGACGCGGAGAAtgcgcatgtgcctggaattGTTTGCACAAATTAgtaggtccacaaggtggcaatactcacatttgagccactACTGTCATGAAATCATGCTAGAAGAAGACATAATCGCCGGTAAATAACAGAAaacaaaggtaaaaacaacaacaatggatGTGCATATCAAGAACGAGTGTATGAGGAGGTCAGGATATATTTGCattgaaggaatataaagacatctttatgggtctaatcTCCTAAAGAGAAAATAGTTTGGTGTCTTATCGTAGCACATTAGCCCCAATTGCCTGTGTATGCACGTACCATCAAATAGATTATACTTTGAAAGACtctgtacgcagacgctgagcgttcgcGTCAAAGTCGAAGTGCATTTTGTGCTTAAGTCATTGCCACACTAGTAGACTCCATACAACTCCATTTTGGTTTCAGAGTTTCACACATGAGGACTTTTTTGCGGAGATCTCGCTCTTTTCAGTAgaaggtatgacacacttgcccaACAGTGGCTTGTGACCACAGGCAGGTTGGGGAGATCTTGCAAAAGAAAAGAAACCTCATTATTCTTAAAATAATATAACAGAATTATCTACTTGCCATTTAAACATTTCCACAGTACTAAAAAATGAAAtgcttaataacaataaaaataataattatgttttaaatcacagtaagtTCAAGAAGTAAACAGGTTTGCAGTAGAAATGTTACGCTACTGTATACACCACACTATCCCCTTGCAAATTAAGAATGAAAAAGTGAATATGGGAAACATAACATATTACTCAGTTTACAGAGTCAAGGCTTTTTGACATAAAATTTTTGTCACACAATAAATATAATGTCTTATCGCCTACCCTTGTCTTTTGATTTCCAAACCAATTTTATGTCTGGCTTGTCAGGCTCAAGTTATTTGATGGCCAACTTGTCTGAATTTGCAATAGAAACGACACATTCATCGATCGCGCTCGACATTTTTTGCCGTGCACTTATACTGAAGTTACCTTTGGTTTGGCTCTATGTTCATGGGCAAATTAAATTCAGCCCCAATGCATCTCAATGAGGGCTTGTTGCAGTACCATATTAGACCACAGATTTCTATTGAAAGAAATGAGGGGTGCTGTGGAGTTCAGCAGATTCTCTGTTCCATGTTtatctatatcaaacacagtttaatgGAGGTTTCAGCTACATTATGACTTAAAATGAGAGAAAAATTATACTAaggatgtttttaaatatatatgtcagcattttgaacaaatttacaggtaaacaaattacattattggcagttcGTAGTATAGATTTATGTTTTCAAGTGGAAGAATATTTAGGTGGGGCTCTGCCCTACCTGCTCATATGAATGAGCCACGCCTGCACTTGCCAACACAAAATGGTGGAATGGTGACAAACATACCGACTCACTCTCTCCGATTCCCGCAACTCCCTCTCTCAGATTCCGTCATGTGGAGCTCGCCTAAATAACATCAGTACCACTTATGTATAAACAATTGCTgatttagggtgttttcacacctgtagcttgcttgatttgttccGAATCGGGttaaaatatttacaatgttgcattttctgcaTGGTTCTGGTACGCTTTcacaagattatatttttaaaaagaactgtaaaaataactgtaaaaatctgtTCTCACGGAGCTCTCTCTCGCCAAAAGGCTATATATGTGTTTTGATGATAAATTACAGTGACGAGCTGTCCTACAGGGTTCACCTCCGTCAAggattgttttggtgcggatccgagtgcgattgccGTGTTCATTTATGCCTATACGAACTGAACCAAGGAAGAAAATGCATGCTTTTTCCAAACGAGGCAGGtgcgattcatggagtaactttaccttgtgaaagtccTTGATTGTGTATTCAACCCCTCGAGGCTAGCCGAAGAACGTATATGTCCATATGCATCTTTCAGCGAGTAGAGAAggtcaataaaaacagactgttgtagctgttgtggcattgtcatgctggagggtcatgtcaggatgagcctgcacgaagggtaccacatgagggaggatgatgtcttccctgtaacgcagtgttgagattgcctgcaatgacaacaagctcagtccgatgatgctgtgacacaccgccccagaccatgacggaccctccacctccaaatcgatcccactccagagtacaggcctcagtgtaatgctcattccttcgacaataaacatgagtccgaccatcacccctggtgagacaaaccacaactcgtcagtgaagagcaccttttgccagtcctgtctggtccagtgaaggtgggtttgtgcccacaagcattgccagtgatgtctggtaaggacctgccttacaacaggcctacaagccctcagtccagcctctctcagcctattgcggacagtctgagcactgatggagggattgtgcgttcctggtgtaactcgggaaGTTGTTGTTGccgtcctgtacctgtcccgtaggtgtgatattcagatgtaccgatcctgtgcaggtgttgttacacgtgctCTGctactgcgaggacgatcagctgtccttcctgtctccctgtagcgctgtcttaggtgtctcacagtacggacattgcaatttattgccctggccacatctgcagtcctcatgcctccatgtagcatgcctaaggcatgttcacgcagatgagcagggaccctgagcatctttcttttggagtcagtagaaaggtctctttagtgttctaagtttttataactgtgaccttaattgcctaccgtctgtaagtgtcttacaaccgttccacaggtgcatgttctttaattgtttatggttcattgaacaagcatggaaaacattgtttaaaccctttacaataaagatctgtaaagttatttggatttttacaaaattatctttaaaatacagtgtcctgaaaaagagacgtttctttttttgctgagtttaggtGTGGTGTTTGTGTGTACTCATATTTTTGGCCATGTTGTGTATTAGCTCATTTCAAATAGCTGGCCAATCTTTTGATTATTTTGTGTTTTCAGGGCATCATCAGATAGAATGATGGCCATTCTCTGGTCACCTGAGCCAAACAAGACCAGCGTCCATAATGAGAGCCTGCAGTACCTGCTCATTTTGTGCTGCAAAGTGGCTTTGAACACACTAATTTTGTCCTTCTGGATGCGAAGTATTCACAAGTCATTCCTGGGGCTCTGCAGCATCTCTGTGTATGTGGCAGATGCACTACTGGTCGGTGCCATCACCTGTGCATGTTTCTTAAGAGAACACCTACCTACCTCCACCTCTATGTGCTTTATCCTGGCACATGGCTCGGCTATCTACGCCCTGCTACCTCTACCCATTCTCATCGCTGGGGCATTCGACTACGCCACATACCCACACCTGGTTACTGAGCACAGCTCCCAGCGCAGGACAGTTATTTACTGCATTACAGTTGCGGTTATCTGGGCATCAGTGTGTGTATACTCCTACCACCACACCAACACGCGACCTACAGAGATTTACAAAGACAAAGAGGTGAGAGTCTTAGTGTGTCACGTGCAGGGATCTAATGTTGTGTTTCATTTTAGCGCAGAAGTATCCATTGTGGTGGGACTCATACTTCTGCTGTATTCAAATAAGCTAATTGGCTGGACTAGAAGGGCCAATGAAATGGAGCAAAGATATAGTGCCTTTGATCCTGAGAAACAGCAGTACTTACCTGACAGTTTGGTTGGGGAAGATGGAAATTGGGAAATTCAAGAAAGTTCCCCTCCTCTCTTTGCCAGTTTGACTCTAGGTTTTGCTGTCAACTGGATGCCCTACCTGTTTATGTGTGTAGCATGTGACTTGTTGGGTTGTGTAGTGCCAGCTTATGCCAGTGTTAACCTCCTATGGATGGCCTGTGCCAACAGTCTACTGGTTGGCATTGCTTTTTGGCACATGAGTGACAAGACTGGACATTTCAGCAAATTCCCAGATGATATTTGTTTGTGGAGCATCTACTGGCACTTGAGCAAAGGAACATCACCAACCGTTGCCGCAAAGCTGTCAAAGGGACTACACATATTGACCACTTCACCTTCTCAAGAGGTATATGCCATTTCAAGGTATCataagatatgattatggtattgtgacaaccctaatCTATGCATTGTTCCACAGTACAGGTGTAAGCCATTTTTACATCAATTTAACTGTGCTGAACAAATAACAGGGAAACTAACAGAATGCTCTTCTATATCAGAATATCTGAAATGATAACAGGAAACATGAGTTCTGTGACTGTCActgttacaaaaaataaaagctgTTGAGAATCTAGTGACCTATTGGACTTGCATTTTTGTACAACAATCCTGAATCCTTAGTCTTGAATTTTCTCTGATTTTGAACTGCATTGCTCTGGATTTCAATGTTGGCCTACTGTGGCTCACCCTTctatgtacttaaagggatatttcaaacaacacaaaaaaatctgtcattatttactcagtctCGTATCcttccaaacctgaatgatgtTCTTTCTTAGGTGGAACACTCACGCCTCAGTCCCGtttcacttttactgtatgggaaagagcagcatcaactttcttcaaaatttcttctaGTGATCCACAGAATTGGGCCAGTGAAGACCTCTAATGGAGCATTCTACAGTCTGAACTCCTTGGTTCTACAGTCTAACGGAacctctagaggttaaataaaatttttaaaaaaccACTGACTATTTATAGAGACAGACGCTTTAAATGCGGTTTTAAAACATCGATAGAGAAAAGCCAAAGTATGTatacaatgtatgttattattactgtcatggtacaataaatcaGTAATTCAAGACAACCAAAGGTagtttgataattaatttgtttataaataaTCGCTGCACTTGAGAATTGCATTGTCAACAAGGTGGAGAGGACAGGCAAATGGACATTAGCCAGAGGCGAAGCTAGAGGACAAGCAAACCAAGCAAATGCTTGGGGCCCCTGTCAAAGAGGGGCCTCGAGCCACGGTGAGGCTGTGAACGTTGTTCATTTGTCCAGGACTTAATTAAAGGCTGAAGCCTCAATGATGTTCATGTCATATAAATGATATTTGTCTTGacgtaaaaccaatgaattagaGATTGCAGCTTTAAAATTTGTATAATTTTGTAGGCTATCATCTTATTTTCCCAATATAGAAGTCATGTCATTGCACAATTCTCCTATGTAAGccattcaacttttttttttttagaggtacCCCACTCCTACCTCATCACGCAGATTTCTTTACCTGTTGCAGCTGGCTATCAATTTATAGATTTaacatgacaataaaataatataacaaaaattgtcagtagtgatgaagcatacagttgctatttggctttgtaaggcagtgttttatgttactgctgaacaacaacacatttggtctgtaatattttcatttatttcagatggcaaaggctttgaagaTGTTACCAGTATGggagaaatgtattaaagtatcGCTATGGAAAGTAATACTTACTAAAGTTCAGCCCTATTTTACATTGGGTGGAAAGTTTTcattcacattatacattttaaaaactatcggctatCGGTCCGTTTTctcaacttagttatcggtatcggcaaaacccactatcggtcgacctctaatcatgacccctttaagagtttttgcattgtgacgttACTTTCATGATAAGCTTGCTCTATTGCTCTCCGacattataatgcaaaaaaaaaaaaaagcatagcaTTAAGGGATCATAACTTGAGgtataaaattttccttgatcttttgacatataagaggtcattatacaataaaaacatactgtaagtttaagAACTGAAAACTTTCTTCTGAAtacaaaaatagcatttatttaaaccaggatGTTGAAACTGCCCGTTTAGAATTTGTGGAATTTGAGATGCCACacggaccaaatacatctgcatatgacctcttcagcaagacatcaacacctATTTTTTGTCATTGTACCCTTGGCCCTGCTAACTGGTGTTTACAATCAGTCAGACAAGTGAAAGGAGacggggcctgtcatgggagaatCTTCCAAAGGAGACTTGCACAGAACACCTTTATGTGCCTATATGGATTTAAAAGTTTTTCTACACTACACGAACAGCTTTGACATTTTCATGCATCACGCTTCATTTAACCCTTTAATATGTAACATCACACATAGCAGTTGTCATTCTTCAAACAAACAGTTActcagagtcttttcaagcacataatatgtttattttatgtaacaaacagcctaattgtcaccaaactaccacgataacagttcacagcttgtatatgcacagccatcatatctaaatgcAATCTTCACATGCATGCAGCCACGTCTACTTATTAggtttcattcacacaaacagcaactcaaacagtcttttcaggcagtCTTTCCAGTCCTTCAGATGAggtgttaaaccgaggtcctgactctctgtggtcattaataatcccacttcttgtaaagagtaggggtgtaaccccggtgtcctggccaaattcccccattggcccttctcaatcatggcctcctaataatccccatccattaactggctctataactctactctctcctctccaccaatagctggtgtgtgatgAGCGTATTGGCGCACTATgcctgccgtcacatcatccaggtggatgctgaacAATTAAGGagtgtcccctgttcactgttTACAGCGCTtcgagtgtagtgtcagaaaagcgctatataaatgtaacattcattcataaatcgtttgttttctgaaacagacacgataacagtttaaaactcatttactcacagtgaaaacatgctgatcgaatgtgattatccgatgcatgcagccaagtctgtttacattagtgcttgtcacacacatccaatgtctgagaagtcaaacatttgcatataggcaaaccagactgctgatattatttgttttttacatctataaaaacgaaataaaacaaatatagtacagcagacataacccattgttcatgttttctatattatatacagtattttatttaatatttttatgacaacaaataataagaaaaaatactCCTCTACACTCTGCCCACCACTACctgctgtgcagtgtcacatgcaaaaataactcactccagggggcactgcagaagAATTTAGACCTTACTAATGAAAAGGTTAAAAGACgtgatgtcaagttataactctaaaaaggagacctccATTCTATTTCATTAAGCTGTGCTGTTTTTaactgttttgaaggcatcctggaccatttttgcacccatctgtgctatatttaattgttggtattttgtaaacatgcactcgatgtcgatggatgtctttgatcgttttgatgcatttccggcgATGTGAGCCACATTTTAAGAGCGGCACAAGCGCAACTTTTACAAACTTTCAGTGCGGATTCActggattgtatgtttttgggCTCAAATCAGCTTAGATTTGATTCAAACAGGCACAGTATGATTGCAAAGGAACTATTATTGAAAGATGAGGCAGCAAAACACTACAAGACCCGTGAGTACACATTTTCATTcacgaatgtttcaaatgtcatgactgtttgatagttactATGTTTGAGTGAatattttgatacattcagatgaaatatgtTGGGTGTAcgttgtgttaaccctgaaatgtaaaGTTCGTTCATTTTCTTCCGACTGAGTTTACTTTTTTACCTTttatacaataaatctccacctttgaccagccccaacatggagatggctgaatgtgaaagtcactttcACACCAAAATGtggatgtgaaagtgtagatttacagtaaaaatggacttaaatattgatccgtctTTCACCCACACTATCATATCGCtctagaagatatggatttaaccactggagtacttTTTGAAACTTCTGagatcaggggccggttgcaccagctgtgtgttagttcaaacttagcctagttgtggcgtaaatagGCACTAAGTCTCAATTTACGCACtcctaaatatttgagcattgcaccattaaatttaggtagaacgtaaccctacatataaactaaatatttacggaagcctccaaccaggcgtaatggatggaataaaaaaaaaagcatactgatattttatgacatcaatgagctcgtgttttgc
This sequence is a window from Myxocyprinus asiaticus isolate MX2 ecotype Aquarium Trade chromosome 33, UBuf_Myxa_2, whole genome shotgun sequence. Protein-coding genes within it:
- the LOC127424742 gene encoding probable G-protein coupled receptor 160 isoform X2, with product MMAILWSPEPNKTSVHNESLQYLLILCCKVALNTLILSFWMRSIHKSFLGLCSISVYVADALLVGAITCACFLREHLPTSTSMCFILAHGSAIYALLPLPILIAGAFDYATYPHLVTEHSSQRRTVIYCITVAVIWASVCVYSYHHTNTRPTEIYKDKEVRVLVCHVQGSNVVFHFSAEVSIVVGLILLLYSNKLIGWTRRANEMEQRYSAFDPEKQQYLPDSLVGEDGNWEIQESSPPLFASLTLGFAVNWMPYLFMCVACDLLGCVVPAYASVNLLWMACANSLLVGIAFWHMSDKTGHFSKFPDDICLWSIYWHLSKGTSPTVAAKLSKGLHILTTSPSQEVEHSRLSPVSLLLYGKEQHQLSSKFLLVIHRIGPVKTSNGAFYSLNSLVLQSNGTSRG
- the LOC127424742 gene encoding probable G-protein coupled receptor 160 isoform X1, whose translation is MERLNTYQDHNNYSRASSDRMMAILWSPEPNKTSVHNESLQYLLILCCKVALNTLILSFWMRSIHKSFLGLCSISVYVADALLVGAITCACFLREHLPTSTSMCFILAHGSAIYALLPLPILIAGAFDYATYPHLVTEHSSQRRTVIYCITVAVIWASVCVYSYHHTNTRPTEIYKDKEVRVLVCHVQGSNVVFHFSAEVSIVVGLILLLYSNKLIGWTRRANEMEQRYSAFDPEKQQYLPDSLVGEDGNWEIQESSPPLFASLTLGFAVNWMPYLFMCVACDLLGCVVPAYASVNLLWMACANSLLVGIAFWHMSDKTGHFSKFPDDICLWSIYWHLSKGTSPTVAAKLSKGLHILTTSPSQEVEHSRLSPVSLLLYGKEQHQLSSKFLLVIHRIGPVKTSNGAFYSLNSLVLQSNGTSRG